The following are encoded in a window of Caldicellulosiruptor danielii genomic DNA:
- a CDS encoding DUF4446 family protein — protein MKSFLTQYTSEIIIFFLVLNTALFIALLIELAKNKNLKRRFLDLTSNQDFESLEQIIKQTNEKVEYFEEVIKTLTKSHRVLSENTKLCIKKVGIVRYDAFENVGSKLSFALALLDEFDTGVVINSIYSREGCSVFAKPVENGFSKYPLSAEEMQAIDIARKSYISKEIKE, from the coding sequence ATGAAAAGTTTTTTAACTCAGTATACATCAGAGATAATTATCTTCTTTCTTGTTCTTAACACGGCACTTTTCATTGCACTTTTGATAGAGCTTGCAAAGAATAAAAATCTTAAAAGAAGGTTTCTTGACCTTACATCAAATCAGGATTTCGAAAGTTTAGAGCAGATAATAAAACAAACAAATGAAAAGGTTGAGTACTTTGAAGAGGTAATCAAAACATTGACAAAAAGTCACAGGGTATTGAGTGAGAATACAAAGCTGTGCATAAAAAAGGTGGGCATTGTCAGGTATGATGCATTTGAGAATGTTGGCAGCAAGCTCAGTTTTGCTCTTGCACTTCTTGACGAGTTTGACACAGGGGTTGTGATTAACAGCATATACTCAAGAGAGGGCTGCAGTGTATTTGCAAAACCAGTTGAAAATGGGTTTTCTAAGTACCCGCTTTCTGCAGAAGAGATGCAGGCAATCGACATTGCAAGAAAAAGCTACATCTCGAAGGAAATAAAAGAGTAA
- a CDS encoding SpoIIE family protein phosphatase, with amino-acid sequence MGYQKIEFSKNFYESILNGMLDLVRVIDIDGVVIFCNAKMKEEFGDQTGKKCYELFCKDSRCEDCIAIRAMRENSRFMKYAQHKDKFYYVISSPIHNEDGKVIGTVEVFRDITEQRKIEERLRRQNEILRRDLEFAKRLQQSLLPVIPKIEGYRITYTYKPCERLGGDFLDVINIDDRIVFYVADVAGHGLLASMVTIFVKQSIIKNAHTYINSSAQEIMKGVLLDFIEMNFPSEIYITIVLGILEKQSGKVIMISAGHVTEPILVKANKKVKMFSMKGQPIASIDLEQGFEMKQIILERNDKLIFYSDGLIESKNKQGEMYGKKRLIKRILNIKNINTELLIRDVRNFVSDIDDDIAVLMIEKV; translated from the coding sequence ATGGGTTATCAAAAAATAGAGTTTTCAAAAAACTTCTATGAGAGCATTTTAAATGGAATGCTTGACCTTGTCAGGGTCATTGACATAGATGGAGTTGTTATATTTTGCAATGCAAAAATGAAAGAGGAGTTTGGCGATCAGACAGGCAAAAAATGCTATGAACTTTTCTGCAAAGACTCGCGGTGTGAAGACTGTATTGCAATAAGAGCGATGAGAGAAAATTCAAGGTTTATGAAGTATGCCCAGCACAAAGACAAGTTCTATTATGTCATAAGCTCACCAATTCACAACGAGGATGGAAAAGTGATTGGTACTGTTGAAGTATTCAGAGATATCACAGAGCAGAGAAAGATTGAAGAGAGGCTAAGGCGTCAGAATGAAATCCTGAGACGTGATTTGGAGTTTGCAAAAAGGCTTCAGCAGTCTCTTCTTCCGGTTATACCAAAGATTGAAGGGTACAGAATTACATATACATACAAGCCATGCGAAAGACTTGGTGGAGACTTTTTGGACGTCATCAATATAGACGACAGAATAGTTTTCTATGTTGCAGATGTGGCAGGGCACGGACTTTTGGCATCAATGGTAACAATATTTGTCAAGCAAAGCATCATCAAAAACGCTCACACATACATAAACTCAAGTGCTCAGGAGATAATGAAAGGAGTTCTTTTGGATTTTATAGAGATGAACTTTCCAAGCGAGATATACATCACAATAGTGCTTGGTATTTTGGAAAAACAAAGCGGAAAAGTTATCATGATTAGCGCGGGGCATGTGACAGAGCCCATTTTGGTCAAGGCAAACAAAAAGGTCAAGATGTTTTCGATGAAAGGGCAGCCTATTGCGTCAATTGACCTTGAACAGGGATTTGAAATGAAACAGATAATTCTTGAGAGAAACGACAAGCTAATTTTCTACTCAGATGGGCTTATTGAGAGCAAGAACAAACAGGGTGAGATGTATGGCAAAAAGAGGCTCATAAAAAGAATTCTGAATATTAAGAATATCAATACAGAGCTTTTGATAAGAGATGTGAGAAACTTTGTGTCTGACATAGACGATGATATTGCTGTTTTGATGATTGAAAAGGTGTAA
- a CDS encoding ParA family protein — protein sequence MARTVAIVNQKGGVGKTTTCVNLSAAIGKIGKKVLAVDCDPQGNLTSGFGIDKKSLIRTTYDVLIGNCSAQEAIIKNKFENLNILPANVNLAGAEIELVSMIAREFRLKDAIEKIKDEYDYIFIDCPPSLGLLTLNALAAADSVIIPIQCEYYALEGLSQLSNTISLVRKHLNKNLEIDGVVLTMFDSRTNLSLEVVEEVKRFFGQKVFLSIIPRNVRLSEAPSFGLPGIIYDPESKGAKAYIELAEEYINRIEKSISRGAI from the coding sequence ATGGCAAGAACTGTTGCAATTGTTAACCAAAAAGGTGGTGTTGGAAAAACAACAACTTGTGTAAATTTATCTGCTGCAATTGGCAAAATAGGGAAAAAGGTTTTAGCAGTTGATTGTGACCCACAGGGCAATCTCACAAGTGGTTTTGGAATTGACAAGAAATCACTTATAAGAACAACATACGATGTTTTGATTGGCAACTGTTCAGCTCAAGAAGCTATTATAAAGAATAAATTTGAAAATTTGAACATTCTTCCTGCTAATGTTAACCTTGCCGGTGCTGAGATTGAGCTTGTATCAATGATTGCAAGAGAGTTTAGATTAAAAGATGCAATTGAAAAAATAAAGGATGAATATGATTACATCTTTATTGACTGTCCACCTTCCTTAGGGCTTTTGACTTTAAACGCTTTGGCTGCTGCTGACTCTGTGATTATTCCAATCCAGTGCGAATATTATGCCTTAGAAGGCTTAAGTCAGCTTTCTAATACAATATCGCTTGTGAGAAAACATCTAAACAAAAACTTAGAAATTGATGGTGTTGTTCTTACTATGTTTGACTCAAGAACAAACCTTTCCTTGGAGGTTGTTGAGGAGGTAAAAAGATTTTTTGGTCAGAAGGTTTTTTTGAGTATAATTCCTCGAAATGTAAGGTTATCAGAAGCACCTTCATTTGGTCTTCCAGGGATAATATATGACCCTGAATCAAAAGGTGCAAAGGCATACATTGAACTTGCTGAGGAGTACATAAATAGGATAGAAAAAAGTATTTCAAGAGGTGCAATATAG